From Terriglobales bacterium, the proteins below share one genomic window:
- a CDS encoding adenylate/guanylate cyclase domain-containing protein: MQPHESVTQIIQSSRGQRELLAELEKFRKTITVMFTDIKGSTAYFEKYGDVAGLMMVHQCNDTLRQIVEKHGGRVVKTIGDAIMATFEDCKGSVEAAMEMQKALITFNEPKPEQDHVFIRIGMNYGPGIVKSNDVFGDVVNVASRVESVAAPEQIVISDTLHQQIAPLKLFKIQHLGKFQLKGKEEVRDLFEVQWNGGEAARRPQAAHTVVLGGPKASIVLPKFKLQHIKRDGSVGQEYALKDGKLTVGSSDADLKFPSDPALAPQHASFFLDRGQLMVEDISPGKGVYVRLVGTYTLVDGDVIMMGRQIFRFQEKSEALATAAATGTTIMDLNAALREPVAQFASLTPAGVEDGARFPLGEQEITWGRNKGTYIFPEDGFMSRSHAKVYQRGENFFLEDLGSRNGTFVRVRGKAPVPVGSMVLVGGQLLKVAQ, from the coding sequence ATGCAGCCGCACGAGAGCGTGACCCAGATCATCCAGTCGTCGCGCGGGCAGCGCGAGCTGCTGGCCGAGCTGGAGAAATTTCGCAAGACCATCACCGTGATGTTCACCGACATCAAGGGCTCCACCGCCTATTTCGAAAAGTACGGCGACGTGGCCGGGCTCATGATGGTGCACCAGTGCAACGACACGCTGCGCCAGATTGTGGAGAAGCACGGCGGGCGCGTGGTCAAGACCATCGGCGACGCCATCATGGCCACCTTCGAGGACTGCAAGGGATCGGTGGAGGCGGCCATGGAGATGCAGAAGGCCCTCATCACCTTCAATGAGCCCAAGCCCGAGCAGGACCACGTCTTCATCCGCATCGGCATGAACTACGGTCCCGGCATCGTCAAGTCCAACGACGTCTTCGGCGACGTGGTCAACGTGGCCTCGCGGGTGGAGAGCGTGGCCGCGCCCGAGCAGATCGTCATCTCCGACACCCTGCACCAGCAGATCGCGCCCCTCAAGCTCTTCAAGATTCAGCACCTGGGAAAGTTCCAGCTCAAGGGCAAGGAGGAGGTCCGCGACCTCTTCGAGGTGCAATGGAACGGCGGGGAGGCCGCGCGCCGCCCCCAGGCCGCGCACACGGTGGTGCTGGGCGGGCCCAAGGCTTCCATCGTCCTGCCCAAGTTCAAGCTGCAGCACATCAAGCGCGACGGCTCGGTGGGCCAGGAGTACGCCCTGAAGGACGGCAAGTTGACGGTCGGTTCCTCCGACGCCGACCTCAAGTTCCCCTCCGACCCCGCCCTGGCTCCCCAGCACGCCTCCTTCTTCCTCGACCGCGGGCAGCTCATGGTCGAGGACATCAGCCCGGGCAAGGGCGTGTACGTGCGCCTGGTCGGCACCTACACCCTGGTGGACGGCGACGTCATCATGATGGGGCGGCAGATCTTCCGCTTCCAGGAGAAGTCGGAGGCGCTGGCCACTGCCGCCGCCACCGGCACCACCATCATGGACTTGAACGCCGCCCTGCGTGAGCCGGTGGCCCAGTTTGCCTCGCTCACCCCCGCGGGTGTAGAAGATGGAGCCAGGTTTCCGCTGGGCGAGCAGGAGATCACCTGGGGGCGCAACAAGGGCACTTACATCTTCCCTGAGGACGGCTTCATGAGCCGCTCCCACGCCAAGGTGTACCAGCGCGGCGAGAATTTCTTTCTGGAGGACTTGGGCAGCCGCAACGGCACCTTCGTGCGGGTGCGCGGCAAGGCCCCGGTGCCGGTGGGCTCCATGGTGTTGGTGGGCGGGCAACTCCTGAAGGTGGCGCAATAA